A region from the Coturnix japonica isolate 7356 chromosome 28, Coturnix japonica 2.1, whole genome shotgun sequence genome encodes:
- the BABAM1 gene encoding BRISC and BRCA1-A complex member 1, producing MERSCGMDTSGPGSAAEEEEEKAPEQRPRTRSNPEGAEDRALSAQSSVGNRSEGEGEAASSEDSPQGTAAPDGTAWPGPSHPPPEVQVKTPRVNCPEKVIICLDLAEEMALPKLESFNGSKTNALNISQKMIEMFVRTKHKIDKSHEFALVVVNNDATWLSGFTSDPREVCSCLYDLETVVCKSFNLDGLFNLIQQKIELPVTDNVQTIPPPYVVRTILVLGRPGCQPQFSVSEQMKKMLQCPYFFFDLVYIHNGAEEKEDETSWKELYAFFGNLDTKGTNYRYEVTLTGPAVELHNCMAKLLAHPLQRPFQSHAAYSLLEGDEPPEVEATV from the exons ATGGAGCGAAGCTGCGGGATGGACACGTCGGGGCcgggcagtgctgctgaggaggaggaggagaaggctCCGGAGCAACGACCCCGCACCCGTTCTAACCCTGAGGGGGCTGAGGATCGGGCGTTGAGCGCTCAGAGCAGCGTGGGGAACCGCAGTGAAGGCGAAGGGGAGGCGGCCAGCAGTGAGGACAGCCCGCAGGGAACCGCAGCCCCCGATGGAACCGCCTGGCCCGGCCCCTCACATCCCCCCCCCGAGGTGCAGGTGAAGACACCGAGGGTGAACTGCCCTGAGAAGGTG ATCATCTGCCTGGACCTGGCTGAGGAAATGGCTCTGCCCAAGCTGGAGTCATTCAATGG CTCCAAGACCAACGCACTGAACATCTCACAGAAGATGATTGAGATGTTTGTGAGGACGAAGCACAAGATTGATAAGAGCCATGAGTTTGCATTGGTGGTGGTGAACAATGATGCCACGTGG CTTTCAGGGTTCACCTCAGACCCCCGTGAGGTCTGCAGCTGCCTCTACGACCTGGAGACCGTCGTCTGCAAATCCTTCA ATCTGGATGGGCTCTTCAACCTCAT CCAGCAGAAGATTGAGCTGCCAGTGACAGACAACGTGCAGACCATCCCACCACCCTACGTGGTACGCACCATCCTGGTGCTGGGCCGGCCCGGCTGCCAGCCCCAGTTCTCTGTGTCAGAGCAGATGAAG AAGATGCTGCAGTGCCCCTATTTCTTCTTCGACCTCGTCTATATCCACAATGGGGCGGAGGAGAAGGAGGATGAGACCAGCTGGAAG GAGCTGTATGCATTCTTTGGCAACCTGGACACCAAGGGCACCAACTACAGATACGAGGTGACACTGACGGGGccagctgtggagctgcacaACTGCATGGCCAAGCTGCTGGCTCATCCCCTGCAAAGACCCTTCCAGAGCCACGCAGCGTACAGCCTGCTGGAGGGGGACGAGCCCCCTGAGGTGGAGGCCACTGTTTGA